Proteins from a single region of Hordeum vulgare subsp. vulgare chromosome 6H, MorexV3_pseudomolecules_assembly, whole genome shotgun sequence:
- the LOC123403107 gene encoding protein SRG1-like: protein MSSYGQQFKIREVPPIVQELVAEGVQEPPGQYVVPEQDRPAAAFSEMPEPIPVVDLSRLSADSPDELAKLRSALENWDLFLAVGHGMEPGFLAEAMKVMREFFKLPLEEKRKYSNIVDGKKMSWDGYGNDLVVVENQVLDWNDRLSLLVEPESERAYALWPTQPPSFRDILCEYTVRCRGVANLILQKLAKLLNLQEEYLTTMLGEKSLTQATINYYPRCPKPDHVLGLKPHTDSSLITVNFVDVDVSGLQLQKNGIWYNVPIVANALVVNMGDLMEVVSNGFFKSLMHRVVTNAEKERLSLVMFYVLDPEAEIEPVPELVDDKRPRRYKNMKTKDYLAKFFDTYATGKLAIDSMKI from the exons ATGTCATCATACGGCCAACAATTCAAGATACGCGAGGTGCCCCCGATCGTGCAGGAGCTGGTGGCCGAGGGCGTGCAGGAGCCGCCGGGCCAGTACGTGGTTCCCGAGCAAGACCGGCCCGCCGCGGCGTTCTCGGAGATGCCCGAGCCCATCCCCGTCGTCGACCTCAGCCGGCTGTCCGCCGACAGCCCCGACGAGCTCGCCAAGCTGCGGTCCGCCTTGGAGAACTGGGACCTCTTCCTG GCTGTTGGACATGGAATGGAGCCTGGCTTTCTTGCCGAGGCCATGAAGGTCATGAGAGAGTTCTTCAAGCTCCCGCTGGAAGAGAAACGGAAATACTCCAACATTGTCGACGGCAAGAAGATGAGCTGGGATGGATACGGCAACGACTTGGTCGTGGTGGAAAATCAGGTCCTTGACTGGAACGACCGGCTCAGCCTCCTGGTGGAACCCGAGTCAGAGAGAGCCTATGCACTGTGGCCAACACAACCACCTTCTTTCAG AGACATTCTATGTGAGTACACAGTCCGGTGCAGAGGGGTGGCCAACCTTATCCTGCAAAAACTAGCCAAGCTACTCAATTTACAGGAGGAATACTTAACAACCATGCTGGGCGAGAAGTCCTTAACCCAAGCTACAATCAACTACTACCCTCGGTGCCCCAAGCCAGACCATGTCTTGGGCCTTAAGCCCCATACCGATTCTTCGTTGATCACTGTCAACTTCGTTGATGTTGATGTCAGCGGGCTCCAGCTCCAGAAGAATGGCATTTGGTACAACGTGCCCATCGTCGCAAACGCATTGGTTGTGAACATGGGGGATTTAATGGAG gtaGTGAGCAATGGGTTCTTCAAAAGCCTGATGCATAGGGTCGTGACCAATGCGGAGAAAGAGCGCTTGTCGTTGGTGATGTTCTATGTTTTGGATCCTGAGGCGGAGATTGAGCCGGTACCAGAGCTGGTGGACGATAAGAGACCTAGACGATACAAGAATATGAAGACTAAAGACTATCTAGCGAAATTCTTTGACACTTATGCAACAGGGAAGCTAGCCATAGACTCCATGAAGATCTGA
- the LOC123403305 gene encoding agmatine coumaroyltransferase-2-like: MGLASYVELAQSSKSHEMKITVQSSKSIKPDYGGHRPVAPPFTANAVPLSVFDKANLDTHVSVIYAFHPPAPPNDVLEAGLARALVEYRQFAGRLARDADGSRSAILLNDAGARFVEATAGVSLGSVMPLQPTPAVLSLHPSGGDELMLLQATRFACGSLVVGITVHHKVTDGRGFWNFMLAWGQATRGAAVDPVPVHDRPACFPPRSPPMIEHEHRGVEFKPHDARKDHDAGGGCDGEVVVVERVHFSAERIAELKAQASAGARYSTVQCVLAHLWPCVTRARGLGGRDATALLIGVDGRRRMSPPVPDWYPGNVVLWARPTATAGELVDMPLRRTAELIGRAVARVDDAYCRSFIDFACSGTVEAERLVPTADAADMVLSPNVEVNSWVRLPHYDLDLGGGRPFLFMPSYVPVEGVVFLVPSFVGGGSVDAYVSLFRRDRDAFRNCCTSGLSKL; this comes from the coding sequence ATGGGCTTAGCTTCGTACGTTGAGCTAGCGCAGTCATCCAAGTCACACGAGATGAAGATCACGGTGCAGTCATCCAAGTCCATCAAGCCTGACTATGGCGGCCACCGCCCGGTGGCTCCTCCGTTCACGGCGAACGCCGTCCCGCTCTCCGTGTTCGACAAGGCCAACTTGGACACGCATGTCTCCGTCATCTACGCCTTCCACCCGCCGGCCCCGCCCAACGACGTCCTCGAGGCCGGGCTCGCCAGGGCCCTCGTCGAGTACCGCCAGTTCGCCGGGCGTCTCGCCCGCGATGCCGACGGCAGCCGCTCCGCCATCCTCCTCAACGACGCCGGCGCGCGGTTCGTCGAGGCGACGGCCGGCGTGTCGCTCGGCAGCGTGATGCCGCTGCAGCCCACTCCCGCGGTGCTGAGCCTGCACCCGAGCGGCGGCGACGAGCTGATGCTGCTCCAGGCCACGCGGTTCGCGTGCGGGTCCCTCGTCGTCGGCATCACCGTGCACCACAAAGTCACCGACGGCCGCGGGTTCTGGAACTTCATGCTCGCGTGGGGCCAGGCCACGCGCGGCGCCGCCGTCGACCCCGTCCCGGTGCACGACCGGCCGGCCTGCTTCCCGCCGCGTAGCCCGCCTATGATCGAGCACGAGCACCGCGGCGTCGAGTTCAAGCCACACGACGCCCGCAAGGACCACGACGCCGGCGGCGGCTGCGACGGCGAGGTGGTGGTGGTAGAGAGGGTGCACTTCAGCGCGGAGCGCATCGCGGAGCTGAAGGCGCAGGCGTCGGCCGGGGCGCGGTACAGCACGGTGCAGTGCGTGCTGGCGCACCTGTGGCCGTGCGTGACGCGGGCGCGCGGGCTGGGCGGGCGCGACGCCACCGCCCTGCTCATCGGAGTGGACGGGCGAAGGCGGATGAGCCCGCCGGTGCCGGACTGGTACCCCGGCAACGTGGTGCTCTGGGCGCGGCCGACAGCCACCGCGGGGGAGCTCGTGGACATGCCGCTGCGCCGCACGGCGGAGCTCATCGGCCGGGCGGTTGCGCGGGTCGACGACGCCTACTGCAGGTCCTTCATCGACTTCGCCTGCTCCGGGACCGTCGAGGCAGAGCGGCTGGTGCCGACGGCTGACGCGGCGGACATGGTGCTGAGCCCGAATGTCGAGGTGAACAGCTGGGTGCGGCTCCCGCACTACGACCTGGACCTGGGCGGTGGCCGGCCCTTCCTCTTCATGCCCAGCTACGTGCCGGTGGAGGGCGTGGTCTTCCTCGTGCCGTCTTTCGTCGGCGGCGGCAGCGTGGACGCCTACGTTTCGCTCTTCCGCCGCGACAGGGATGCCTTCAGGAACTGCTGCACGTCCGGCCTCTCAAAACTCTGA